In Candidatus Nitrosotenuis cloacae, the following proteins share a genomic window:
- a CDS encoding V-type ATP synthase subunit E has product MGVDSALERTIEKILHTTEDQILSSLKDALKSSKDTIANSNSALEQEYDKIVAEGKKEAEKLEKQLVGNADLDSRNKQLLLVEESIERVFEKAIKKIQDTSRDGEYSKLISSIITEAIEAIGTKDVIIQTNSKDKAVVESLLSKFPGATLSPDAIDCLGGVKVQSKDRTMIFDNTVDARLERLKPLIRKDIASKFGR; this is encoded by the coding sequence ATGGGTGTAGATTCTGCATTAGAGAGAACTATAGAAAAAATTCTTCACACTACAGAAGACCAGATCCTATCGAGCCTCAAGGACGCACTCAAGTCCTCAAAAGACACCATTGCAAACTCCAACTCGGCACTGGAGCAGGAATACGACAAGATTGTCGCAGAGGGCAAAAAGGAGGCCGAAAAGCTGGAAAAGCAGCTGGTCGGAAACGCGGACCTGGACTCGCGAAACAAGCAGCTCTTGCTAGTTGAAGAATCAATTGAGAGGGTCTTTGAGAAGGCAATCAAGAAGATCCAGGACACGAGCCGCGACGGCGAATATTCAAAATTAATCTCATCAATCATTACCGAGGCGATCGAGGCGATCGGCACAAAGGACGTCATAATTCAGACAAATTCAAAGGACAAGGCAGTGGTAGAGTCGCTGCTCTCCAAGTTTCCAGGTGCGACACTATCACCTGATGCGATAGATTGTCTTGGCGGAGTAAAGGTCCAATCAAAAGACAGGACAATGATTTTCGATAATACTGTTGACGCAAGACTTGAACGCCTGAAGCCTTTAATAAGGAAAGATATTGCATCAAAATTCGGAAGGTAG